In Aspergillus luchuensis IFO 4308 DNA, chromosome 1, nearly complete sequence, the following are encoded in one genomic region:
- a CDS encoding putative acid phosphatase (COG:I;~EggNog:ENOG410PKVZ;~InterPro:IPR000560,IPR029033;~PFAM:PF00328), with product MTTLVPREPYSQEELDRLYPRDLKLQLVQVFLRHGERTPVSSRFQNAGLAPYWPYCNVARQMIQMAASNKDLSSWNGFEWRRKTEAFGDKDQSVVAVGATGDIEGICQHGELTDKGRETTFALGQRLRHLYVDQLGFMPKIKSDTEDMYLRATPIPRALESLQQAFWGMYPASARTQDFPPPVIVARAVSDETLFPNEGNCRRFRQLARLFANKAALKWNTSDEMDYINKRISKWMPESSPRVAVDGHPQLCGINDTINATDAHGPATKLPSEFYDRKLRDYIDQISVDEWFTGYAESNEYRKLGIGALLGDVVDRMVSTAVDGGWRSESSASGSSPTNGKAIKFAMSGCHDTTLAAILTSTGAFDGKWPPFTSSVAIELFSKAEQDQARAASTSGDATQKKGLFSFLTGSSSSSTPNTPQPSETARVPLSSLPESSKESLRSHYVRIRYNDRPVRIPGCAAKAENHLPGDESFCTLEAFKEIVDKFTPKDWRSECLQNLGEGLYGKNDAEKSVAGF from the exons ATGACAACTCTGGTCCCCCGTGAGCCTTACTcccaggaggagctggaccgGCTCTATCCTCGGGACTTGAAACTCCAATTGGTGCAAGTG TTTCTCCGTCATG GAGAACGAACGCCCGTCTCTTCGCGTTTCCAGAAT GCAGGACTCGCTCCAT ACTGGCCGTACTGCAATGTTGCCCGACAAATGATTCAAATGGCCGCCAGCAACAAAGACCTCTCATCGTGGAACGGGTtcgagtggaggaggaagacggaggCTTTTGGCGACAAAGACCAGTCTGTGGTTGCAGTGGGAGCAACTGGTGACATAGAAGGCATCTG CCAACACGGTGAGCTGACAGACAAAGGACGGGAGACCACCTTTGCCCTAGGTCAGCGTCTACGACACTTGTATGTCGACCAGCTGGGTTTCATGCCCAAAATCAAGTCCGATACCGAGGATATGTATCTTCGTGCCACTCCCATTCCCCGTGCCCTCGAGTCCCTCCAGCAAGCTTTCTGGGGCATGTATCCCGCCAGTGCCCGCACCCAAGACTTCCCACCCCCGGTGATCGTTGCACGCGCCGTATCGGATGAGACCCTCTTCCCGAATGAAGGGAACTGCCGCCGCTTCAGGCAACTTGCTCGACTTTTTGCAAACAAAGCAGCACTCAAAT GGAACACCTCCGATGAAATGGATTACATCAACAAGCGCATCTCCAAGTGGATGCCAGAAAGCTCCCCTCGAGTCGCAGTAGACGGCCACCCTCAACTGTGCGGAATCAACGACACCATCAACGCTACCGATGCCCACGGCCCCGCAACCAAGCTTCCCTCCGAATTCTACGACCGCAAACTCAGAGACTACATCGACCAGATCTCCGTCGACGAATGGTTCACCGGCTACGCCGAGAGCAACGAATACCGCAAACTCGGCATTGGCGCTCTCCTCGGCGATGTCGTCGACCGCATGGTCAGCACCGCCGTTGACGGCGGCTGGCGCAGCGAGTCCTCTGCCTCCGgctcctccccaaccaacGGCAAAGCCATCAAATTCGCCATGAGCGGCTGCCACGACACCACCCTCGCCGCTATCCTCACCAGCACGGGCGCCTTCGACGGGAAATGGCcccccttcacctcctccgTAGCCATCGAGCTCTTCTCCAAAGCCGAACAAGATCAAGCACGCGCGGCATCCACATCTGGCGACGCAACCCAAAAGAAgggtctcttctccttcttaactggctcttcctcctccagcacgcctaacaccccccaaccctccGAAACAGCCCGTGTCCCCCtgtcctccctccccgaaTCATCCAAAGAATCCCTCCGCTCCCACTACGTCCGCATTAGATACAACGACCGTCCTGTCCGGATCCCCGGCTGCGCTGCTAAGGCCGAGAACCATCTCCCCGGCGACGAGAGCTTCTGTACGCTGGAAGCGTTCAAGGAGATTGTGGACAAGTTCACCCCCAAGGACTGGAGGTCCGAGTGTCTGCAGAACCTTGGTGAGGGGTTGTATGGGAAGAATGATGCGGAGAAGTCGGTGGCTGGGTTCTAG
- a CDS encoding ribonuclease Z (COG:Q;~EggNog:ENOG410PGTV;~InterPro:IPR027794,IPR036866;~PFAM:PF13691;~go_process: GO:0008033 - tRNA processing [Evidence IEA]) has protein sequence MKFYYEVLTTPTADTPGTTVLLHFPDKRYFFGQLSEGTQRACTERGIKITYLTDVFLTGQIQWGNTGGLIGVILTLADGIASSNNALELLAREKEERIKESGQANAAAKKEHGMSYAVHDGQLVPQRGTMTIHGGRNLTHTLATARRFVFRKGTPVFTREYDSEGMSKPDGLGTEDPCEQPTWSDSNIKVWAMPIRSSPVPHLQATSQVRSMSPRKRSLDEFEESNNTSEPIDARTRDQVIRQSVITDMFNSNWRLDALHETKLADVKMPAAMFVRNPVTKDLEQYKGPAPGSNEPLPDITVLVRQPWPGAAVEKIPHTSWCQESVSYIIRNHDVRGKFDPKKAQELNVRKGPDYAKLTKGESVTSQDGKTVTPDMVLGPSRLGKGLAIIDLPTPAHVDDLVNRPEWNSPAVTTGLQTFLWILGPGVGDHPRLHEFVARFPECEHTVSSSDYCPNYLSMKSIATSTTRMGLLRPDNYPTLVHDNVSLPQPGTRTAEPATEPKAVALKPVAPGVIIDMEPKFALNFSEVEPHFEPAQVQRQMPWAIEQRLSTIRKRVKKEAFTKKLESFQKDLPGANVEIITLGTGSSAPSKYRNVSATLLNVPGYGYYLLDCGENTLGQLKRVFAPEKLREVLQNLRMIWISHLHADHHLGTASVIKAWFQENYPDGIPQTDEVEMDMSKILQEKRLFVVSEQMMTGWLEEYAAVENYGFGKVIPLSASPYLHQGNIRTQFVYRHCRADGSYPGHQLEATRPSTTSLSFHDQSSPLTPLLRSATGLSDLLTTRVSHCRGAMAVSLVFPDGFKISFSGDCRPSAGFATIGRNSTVLIHEATFQDDMAVSAIAKKHSTLSEALEVGRLMNARAILLTHFSQRYQKLARVEEAPASRTANNKPAAEPSNHVGQVGLDVPDDEPPQNNNNTRNQMFGDIKVTSRPKITVPIVAAFDYMRIRVRDMPIAQAYAPAVEKLFDLQERAGEEKAEQRKEAAKQIAQNRQKAKKQKQEKHKQIPVAAEEMEIEKPEGADAKSKSIWSASESESGWSTSGSDSEGERIKKEHYARKRKGSAAAAAGKDGQ, from the coding sequence ATGAAGTTCTACTATGAGGTCCTGACCACGCCCACGGCCGATACCCCAGGCACGACGGTCCTTCTTCACTTCCCGGACAAGCGTTATTTCTTCGGTCAACTGTCGGAGGGCACTCAGCGCGCATGTACGGAGCGTGGTATCAAAATAACATATCTGACCGACGTCTTCCTCACCGGACAGATACAATGGGGCAACACTGGAGGACTGATTGGTGTTATCCTTACGTTGGCTGATGGGATAGCCAGCTCGAACAACGCTTTGGAACTTCTTGCgcgggagaaagaggaacgCATCAAAGAAAGTGGACAGGCCAATGCGGCTGCCAAAAAGGAGCATGGAATGTCATACGCGGTTCACGACGGACAATTGGTACCGCAACGAGGAACTATGACAATCCACGGAGGTAGAAACCTCACACATACCCTGGCTACCGCACGGAGATTCGTCTTTCGCAAGGGTACACCGGTGTTCACGCGCGAATATGATTCGGAGGGCATGTCGAAACCCGATGGCCTCGGAACGGAGGATCCTTGCGAACAGCCTACATGGTCGGACAGCAACATTAAGGTCTGGGCTATGCCCATCAGGTCTTCCCCCGTCCCGCACCTGCAAGCGACGTCGCAGGTTCGCTCAATGAGCCCTAGGAAGCGGAGCCTCGACGAGTTCGAAGAGAGCAACAATACGTCAGAGCCTATTGATGCGCGAACCCGGGACCAAGTCATTAGGCAGTCTGTGATCACGGACATGTTCAACTCGAACTGGAGACTGGATGCTCTGCACGAGACCAAGTTGGCAGATGTGAAGATGCCGGCCGCGATGTTCGTTCGTAACCCCGTCACCAAAGACCTTGAGCAGTACAAGGGACCTGCCCCTGGAAGTAATGAGCCACTTCCTGATATCACGGTCCTCGTACGCCAACCGTGGCCCGGTGCAGCCGTCGAGAAGATCCCTCATACTTCCTGGTGTCAGGAATCCGTTTCCTATATCATCCGGAACCACGATGTCCGGGGAAAGTTCGACCCGAAGAAGGCTCAGGAGCTGAATGTTCGCAAGGGACCAGACTATGCCAAGTTGACCAAGGGAGAGAGCGTGACGTCGCAAGATGGCAAGACCGTTACTCCTGACATGGTTTTGGGCCCATCCCGACTGGGTAAGGGATTGGCAATCATCGATTTGCCTACCCCAGCACACGTCGATGATCTGGTAAATCGGCCCGAGTGGAACTCCCCCGCCGTTACTACAGGCCTGCAGACCTTCCTGTGGATTCTGGGTCCTGGAGTGGGTGATCACCCACGGCTCCACGAGTTTGTTGCGAGATTCCCCGAGTGCGAACATACCGTGTCCAGTTCGGACTATTGTCCCAACTACCTGTCTATGAAGAGCATCGCAACCTCGACCACACGGATGGGCTTGCTGAGGCCTGACAACTACCCGACCCTTGTTCATGACAATGTGTCCCTCCCGCAGCCCGGCACTAGAACTGCAGAGCCTGCCACAGAACCGAAAGCCGTTGCCCTGAAACCTGTGGCGCCCGgcgtcatcatcgacatgGAGCCCAAGTTTGCGCTCAATTTCTCTGAAGTGGAGCCGCATTTCGAGCCCGCACAGGTGCAGCGCCAGATGCCTTGGGCCATCGAACAGCGCTTGAGCACCATCCGCAAGCGTGTCAAGAAGGAGGCCTTCACGAAAAAGCTTGAGAGCTTTCAAAAGGATCTCCCAGGAGCCAATGTAGAGATTATCACCCTGGGCACTGGATCCTCCGCTCCATCCAAGTACCGCAACGTCTCCGCTACTCTTCTCAACGTGCCTGGATACGGATACTACCTGCTCGACTGCGGTGAGAACACCCTTGGTCAGCTGAAGCGTGTCTTCGCACCTGAGAAGCTGCGTGAAGTCTTGCAGAATCTGCggatgatctggatcagTCACCTTCACGCGGACCACCATCTCGGCACCGCTTCTGTCATCAAAGCCTGGTTCCAGGAGAACTACCCCGACGGAATCCCACAGACAGACGAGGTAGAGATGGACATGTCCAAGATCCTGCAGGAAAAGCGACTGTTCGTTGTCTCCGAACAGATGATGACAGGCTGGCTAGAGGAATACGCCGCTGTCGAGAACTACGGTTTCGGCAAGGTGATCCCCTTGAGCGCCTCCCCCTACCTCCACCAAGGCAACATCCGCACCCAATTCGTCTACCGTCACTGCCGCGCCGACGGTTCCTACCCCGGCCACCAACTCGAAGCCACCAGACCCTCGACCACCAGCCTCAGTTTCCACGACcaatcctcccccctcactccgctcctccgctccgccACCGGCCTCTCtgacctcctcaccacccgcGTCTCCCACTGCCGCGGCGCCATGGCCGTCTCCCTCGTCTTCCCCGACGGCTTCaagatctccttctccggcgACTGCCGTCCCTCCGCCGGCTTCGCCACCATCGGCCGCAACTCCACCGTCCTAATCCACGAAGCCACCTTCCAAGACGACATGGCCGTATCCGCCATCGCCAAGAAACACTCCACCCTCTCCGAAGCCCTCGAAGTCGGCCGTCTCATGAACGCCCGCGCCATTCTCCTCACGCACTTCAGCCAACGCTACCAAAAGCTCGCCCGAGTCGAAGAAGCCCCTGCCTCCCGCACGGCCAACAACAAACCCGCCGCTGAGCCCAGCAACCACGTCGGCCAAGTCGGCCTCGACGTCCCGGACGACGAGCCCccacaaaacaacaacaacacccgtAACCAAATGTTCGGCGACATCAAAGTCACCAGCCGTCCTAAGATCACCGTCCCGATCGTCGCGGCTTTCGATTACATGCGTATTCGCGTCCGCGATATGCCTATCGCTCAGGCATATGCGCCTGCCGTCGAGAAGTTGTTTGACCTCCAGGAACGCGCgggcgaggagaaggccgagcAGAGGAAAGAGGCTGCTAAGCAGATCGCACAGAATAGGCAGAAGgcaaagaagcagaagcaggagaaaCATAAGCAGAttcctgttgctgctgaggagatggagattgaGAAGCCGGAGGGGGCAGATGCTAAGTCGAAGTCGATTTGGAGTGCGAGTGAGAGTGAAAGTGGGTGGAGCACGAGTGGGAGTGATAGTGAGGGAGAGCGCATTAAGAAGGAGCATTATGCTAGGAAGCGGAAGGgtagtgctgctgctgctgctggtaaaGATGGGCAGTAA